In Centroberyx gerrardi isolate f3 chromosome 11, fCenGer3.hap1.cur.20231027, whole genome shotgun sequence, the following are encoded in one genomic region:
- the LOC139923331 gene encoding transmembrane gamma-carboxyglutamic acid protein 3-like, which translates to MAAAFLGDQDAHSVLKRFPRANGFLEEFRQGNIERECGEESCSFEEANEVFENKERTMEFWKTRSVYTVSSNSEGRSERADTVYMVVPLLGVALLIIIALFLLWRCQLQKATRRRPAYTQNRYLANNRSTRSLPRILVHRETAAHSDSSHQESGLRPTVVVSGAERGGGGACSQPVHQQNTRALYVQDSSLSVASRLSGATPPPSYEEVTGHLESSGDETSAPSYSDPPPKYEEIVKEK; encoded by the exons ATGGCCGCAG CATTCCTAGGTGACCAGGATGCTCACTCTGTCCTCAAGCGCTTCCCTCGAGCCAACGGCTTCCTGGAGGAGTTCAGACAGGGGAACATCGAGAGGGAGTGTGGCGAGGAGAGCTGCAGCTTCGAGGAGGCCAACGAAGTGTTCGAGAACAAAGAGAGAACG aTGGAGTTCTGGAAAACCCGCAGCGTCTACACAGTGAGCAGCAACAGCGAGGGCCGCTCGGAGCGCGCCGACACCGTCTACATGGTGGTTCCTCTGCTGGGCGTGGCCCTGCTCATCATCATCGCCCTCTTCCTGCTCTGGAGGTGCCAGCTGCAGAAGGCCACGCGCCGGCGGCCCGCCTACACCCAGAACCGCTACCTGGCCAACAACCGCAGCACCCGCAGCCTGCCGCGCATCCTGGTGCACCGGGAAACGGCCGCGCACTCCGACAGCTCCCACCAGGAGTCCGGCTTGCGCCCCACCGTGGTGGTGAGCGGCGCggagagaggcggaggaggagccTGTTCCCAGCCCGTTCACCAGCAGAACACTCGTGCCCTCTATGTGCAGGACTCCTCCTTGTCGGTGGCCTCGCGGCTGTCCGGCGCCACGCCGCCCCCTTCCTACGAGGAGGTGACGGGACACCTGGAGAGCAGCGGCGACGAGACCTCGGCGCCTTCCTACAGCGACCCTCCGCCCAAATATGAGGAAATTGTAAAGGAGAAATGA